Sequence from the Argopecten irradians isolate NY chromosome 12, Ai_NY, whole genome shotgun sequence genome:
acacatagaTAGATGTCTTTCACAGTGCCAATTTTCAGACATACATTGTGGAAGATTGACAAAATGTGTAACATAATAGGAGAGAAGAAATGTAACTTTTTGCCAGATCAGGGTTCGAAATTAGGTCCTTTGAATACTGGATGTTTGGTTTACTGAGGTTACCTATGTCTATTCATAGATGATCAAACTAATTACCTGTAAAGTGTTTCTTTCGTtgtcttcagttttgctatgacatattccagaggagggtataatgacaatatcagtgatagtaacccctggagtatcgaagatgggGTTACTAACCCCAACTTCGAACTTACTTAGATCTGGTCGCAGATGATCGAACCAATCCAGTCCAGTTCCTTTTCTTCTTTATCAAAGTTTTCGTCCTCAATTACCTGTCCTAACCTACGTGTAGTACGTAGGTATTACTTAAATGCTATTAGGGCACCAATTTTGTAGAGAAGAGAAAAAGGAACTGCCAGATCGAGATTCAAACATGGCACCTGTAAGGTGCTCTACTTATTGAGCTTCATGTAGCTGATTGCCGACAATCAATTAACCTAATCCAGAATTCTTCTTCGTTTGATGATCAGGGCGTCAATGATGAAATTTGTGATCTGCTGTACTCGTAGCTTTTATCCCCTCCCATTTTTAGTCATGATCACCGCAACAAATTTTAATGCAATTGCAAAAGAAGGGTCAGGTGTCACCATGCCAAACATTCATCTCGCAGTCACATGAATCATATTCATTAAGATGCAACAAATGTAAAAGGCGCTGAAAATTGCTCGACCAGTGCAGAGTTTGAAACTAGAATTCATTTATTGATGATATTCTCAGAATGTTGAAAGTATATACAATTGAGCTACCTGCAATGGTGCCGTGGGTAGACAGGAAAGCTTTAACTAATGATTTATAGAagcaaaattaaaaagaaatcgtTTTGGTAGTGGTCACATcaccaaattattattttatcaattccAATATCAACACACTTTTACCAACATTATTGAAACTGATTGGTGAACTTTTCTTATTATAAGATAAAATTCACTGCAGCTATATAAAAATCCTTATATAGCATAGAATATATTTACCAATATGTTTATAAGATAAAACAGGTTTCATTATTCAAATTTTCAGGCAGCCAAACGTACCTGTTTGTATGACTTCCATTGCAAAAATGGCGCAAAGATGGTGCCATTCGGAGGATGGGAGATGCCTGTCATGTATGCACAACAAGGAGTGACAACTTCACACTTGCATGTTCGATCGGAAGTAGGACTTTTTGATGTCTCGCACATGTTACAAACTAAATTTACCGGCAAGGACAGTGTGGCCTTTATTGAAAGCCTGGTGGTGGGGGATGTGGAAGCATTAAAAGAGAACCAAGGAACTCTGTCTCTGCTTACCAACACTAAAGGAGGGATTATTGACGATCTCATTGTCTCCAAAACTAACCAGGGATATATTTATGTCGTGTCAAATGCAGGATGTGCTGAGAAAGATTTGGCTCATATAAGGGTGGGTATTTTAATGGTTttatatacttatttattttgGATGCGATATGTATCTTTTTATGCTGCTATATAGTAATATCAGATTGACATGTATTATTGATAACTATCAGGGCccaatttcatgaacattccataATTTACAGAATTCCTAACTTTAACCTTAAAATcttcataggaaagcattatatATGTTGAACAAGCTTTGTGTTTATTCTGCAGAGCAATCTTGCTGTATCTCAGAAGAAGGGTATGGATGTTGAAATGGAAGTGATAGATAATGGACTCTTAGCTCTTCaaggtttgttttatatattatgtgaATATATGCTTAGAAAAGGTATTTGTGAATATTTGTGGGATTCTGTTTggacagtatttatatatttgacatACCTAGGTACTATTCTTTGCAAGTCTCATAAGCTAAAATATGATCAAATCATTAATACATGTACTGCATAAAACTCTGAAGTTAATCAGTTCAATCCAAAGTTTGCAGAGGTAGTAGGAGCAGGTATTGTAGCAACTTACTAACATTAGATATCCCAATTTTACTTCAACTGATTTTCTAGGTCTTGTATTGAAAAATTGTTGTTACAAAGCATATTCTGTATTATGTAGGTCCTAAAATGGCCCAAGTTCTTCAGACTGGAATGGACTTTGACCTCACAACACTTCCATTTATGACCAACACATTGACAACTGTGTTTGGTATTCCTGATTGTAGAGTGACAAGATGTGGGTACACAGGTGAAGATGGTGTGGAGGTAGGCAGTATTAGACTGTGGCTTCttaatatatagtaaaacttgCCTTAGCAACCATCTCTTTATAAATAACCCTTACTTGAGAAGATCATCTTCTTGGGGttcaaaattatttgatatgtgTAGTAACACTTCTACTCCAGTGCaggctatacatgtacaaaaactgaaggaaaaaaaatgtaatacagGTATTTGCAGCTTATACTCAGGTGCAACTTATGATGAGGAAAATATGGTACATGCCTATAGTTTTCTAGAtagtctttatatacaggtttaacTGTAGTTTAGAAAGGTTTAGTGGTAGAACACTGGTTGGGGACCAAAACGTTGATAGCTTGATTCTACGACTGGTTTAGACATAATGCTGTGTCGATCTTTACTGAAAAACTTGTTCCATGTGCCTCAGTTgtaaataatatcacaaaatgaCAATGCTAGATAATCATGATTTGTAAACTAAAAGAACTGTAATGGCAATTTCAGCCATATTTCCCTCATGAAATAAAGACCCTGCTTAATCACTTTTAAAGGTTAAATAACCTATTCTTTGTAAGCCAGTTAATAGTAGTACCGGTATATACATGGTACATAACTCAAGTTATTCTTGTCATTTACTCGTTTATAGATAGTACTTAACTTTGTTGTTATTCTAtgatttaaacttttttttacagATATCAGTGCCTGCTGACAGAGCAGAAGAACTAGCAAGCGCCTTACTGGCTTCTGATGCAGCGAAAGTCTGCCTTGCTGGTCTAGGTGCTCGGGATAGTCTTCGTCTGGAGGCAGGACTTTGTCTCTATGGAAACGATATAGATGAGGATACCACTCCAGTAGAAGCTACCCTTTTATGGACTATTGGTAAGTACTGCGTACAAAGCACTGGCACTATCTAATGAGTCATTGacacacaacatacactacCACATAACACATCGAGTCATGtacactaccacacaacacattgATCAAGTCATGTACACTACCTCACAACACATTGATCGAGTCATAtacactaccacacaacacaatgaGTCATGTACACAACCGCACAACACATCGAGTCATGtacactaccacacaacacaatgagtcatgtacactaccacacaacacaatgagtcatgtacactaccacacaacacatcgagtcatgtacactaccacacaacacattgATCAAGTTATGTACACTACCTCACAACACATCAAGTCATGtacactaccacacaacacaaggggtcatgtacactaccacacaacacaccaagtcatgtacactaccacacaacacatcgAGTCATGTACACTACCCCACAACACATCGAGTCATGtacactaccacacaacacatcatGTCATAtacactaccacacaacacatcaagtcatgtacactaccacacaacacattgATTGAGTCATAtacactaccacacaacacaacgactcatgtacactaccacacaacacatcaagtcatgtacactaccacacaacacattgagtcatgtacactaccacacaacacatcaagtcatgtacactaccacacaacacaacgactcatgtacactaccacacaacacatcaaGTCATGTACACTACCACACAATACATCGAGTCATGtacactaccacacaacacatcatGTCATAtacactaccacacaacacatcaaGTCATGTAAactaccacacaacacatcgAGTCATGTACACTACCAGGCAACACATTTAGTCATGCATAATACCACGCAACACCATCGAGTCATGtacactaccacacaacacaatgagtcatgtacactaccacacaacacattgatcgagtcatgtacactaccacacaacacattgATAGAGTCATGtacactaccacacaacacagatcatgtacactaccacacaacacattgATCGAGTCATGTACACTACTCagtcacacacaacacaaacatgagtcatgtacactaccacacaacacattgATCGAGTCATGTACACTACCACACAAACACATCGAGTCATGtacactaccacacaacacacatgtacactaccacacaacacatgagtcatgtacactaccacacaacacatcgagtcatgtacactaccacacaacacatgacgagtcatgtacactaccacacaacacattgATAGAGTCATGtacactaccacacaacacaacgactcatgtacactaccacacaacacattgATGAGTCATGTACACTACCACACAAACACAACGAGTCATGtacactaccacacaacacattgatcgagtcatgtacactaccacacaacacatcgagtcatgtacactaccacacaacacaacgactcatgtacactaccacacaacacattgatcgagtcatgtacactaccacacaacacatcgagtcatgtacactaccacacaacacattgagtcatgtacactaccacacaacacaatgagtcatgtacactaccacacaacacattgatcgagtcatgtacactaccacacaacacacaaagtcatgtacactaccacacaacacaatgatcgagtcatgtacactaccacacaacacatcgagtcatgtacactaccacacaacacatcgagtcatgtacactaccacacaacacatcgagtcatgtacactaccacacaacacattgatcgagtcatgtacactaccacacaacacacaaagtcatgtacactaccacacaacacaatgatcgagtcatgtacactaccacacaacacaccaagtcatgtacactaccacacaacacatcaagtcatgtacactaccacacaacacatcgagtcatgtacactaccacacaacacatcgAGTCATGTACACAcctacacacacaacacatcgagtcatgtacactaccacacaacacaatgatcgagtcatgtacactaccacacaacacaatgaGTCATGTACACAACCGCACAACACATCGAGTCATGtacactaccacacaacacatcaagtcatgtacactaccacacaacacattgatcgagtcatgtacactaccacacaacacacaaagtcatgtacactaccacacaacacaatgatcgagtcatgtacactaccacacaacacacaaagtcatgtacactaccacacaacacaatgatcgagtcatgtacactaccacacaacacacaaagtcatgtacactaccacacaacacaatgatcgagtcatgtacactaccacacaacacacaaagtcatgtacactaccacacaacacaatgatcgagtcatgtacactaccacacaacacatatcgagtcatgtacactaccacacaacacacaaagTCATGTACACTACACACACATCAGTCACGTCATGTACACTACCACCAACATCGAGTCATGtacactaccacacaacacattgagtcatgtacactaccacacaacacatcgagtcatgtacactaccacacaacacatcgagtcatgtacactaccacacaacacattgATCAAGTCATGTACACTACCTCACAACACATTGATCGAGTCATGtacactaccacacaacacatcgagtcatgtacactaccacacaacacatcgagtcatgtacactaccacacaacacatcgagtcatgtacactaccacacaacacatcgagtcatgtacactaccacacaacacattgagtcatgtacactaccacacaacacattgagtcatgtacactaccacacaacacatcgagtcatgtacactaccacacaacacatcaagtcatgtacactaccacacaacacatcgagtcatgtacactaccacacaacacatcgagtcatgtacactaccacacaacacatcgagtcatgtacactaccacacaacacatcgagtcatgtacactaccacacaacacagtcatgtacactaccacacaacacatcgagtcatgtacactaccacacaacacaccaagtcatgtacactaccacacaacacatcaagtcatgtacactaccacacaacacatcgagtcatgtacactaccacacaacacatcgagtcatgtacactaccacacaacacatcgagtcatgtacactaccacacaacacatcaagtcatgtacactaccacacaacacatcgagtcatgtacactaccacacaacacatcgAGTCATGTACACTACCACACAACCCATTAAATACACAATAATTAGTTAGTCATTAACACATACGTAATACATTGATTCATTAGCactgaatttgaatttgaattacATGCAACATATGTAGTTGTTGATAATCCATGCAATGCATTGGTCTTTAACATTTTGTTGAAGTCATTGACACATGAAACAACACAGTTTTTGACACAACACACTGTTACACACTCATTGACACACAATATAACAAATTGAATTACTGTATTTACACATGACACAACATACTGAGTCACTGAAAAACAATACATTGATCATTGACAAACAACTCAATGCACTGAGTCATTTTACACATACCATACCAAATTGAGTGATTGACACATGACACAACACATTGATAAGCAACTCAATACATTTGACACATTCACAACACATTGTGTATTGAAACATTACTTTTAGTAACACTTTGAGTCACTAACAAATAGCAACACTCATTGAGTCATTGACAAAGTAGAAAATCACATTCCCAAGTTATTCAACACACAGAAATTATTTGACCAAATATTTGCATGATACACAACACATGAATTAGTacaatataaagacaaaagacTAAAACACTCCTGTTTAATCTTAGGAAAGAGAAGAAGGGCAGAAGGTAACTTTCCTGGAGCTGATATTATTTTACAACAGATTAAGGACAAGCCTAAATCAAAGCGTGTTGGTTTTGTGTCGTCAGGCCCTCCTGCTCGAGGtaaaaaaactatttatacaagtCTACTAATTTCTGCGTTCTTGTTTAAACTAGCTGTTTAAATTAATTCCATGTAAAATAGTAATGATACTTcattatcaaggatttatacaATGTAGCTTCGATAATGAGCATTCAGATCAGGGAAGTATCATCAAAGTCTCCATGTTAGCAAAACTTCAAATTAAAAGGCTCAATGAGAGAAAAGTCCCTTTTACACATTCACTGATGAGGTGTTGGATCAACATGAACCATCCATCTGGAACAATCTGTCATCACTGCATACAGATCTATATAACTCGATCAAGCAACATCtcggaccatttgttatagtcACAATGGTGcaagaaaaaaattaagaatGCTTAAATGATGCCACGAaaaagttttatgaaaatttacgtGTTATACCAGAGAGTTCTGTGTATGTTACCAAAGTATCATGGGTGTAATATGTGAAAGGGGCTATATGCATATGGTTCATTTTGATACAACATCCTTTGAAtctgaatattttaaaatgataactttGGTCAAATTATGATGAAACTTTAAATAAAGTGAAGCACTGTATATAGTGGGTACATTTGGCGGGGGTTGGAGGGTTGGgattattttcatcatatttgCTTGAAACCCACAAATTCAAAACATcaggaaaatattttatatttcactaCCGTTATGCTAAGGTGCTAATACTTGTATTGCATAAAGGAATATGTGTACGGCGAAATATGTTCCATTAATGAAACCTTGAAATATGGGCTGCCCAAACTTAGAGCATTATACATATCAGAGTAGCTGATAGATGTTCTGTCCTGTTTTGTATTGTAGCTGGCACTGTAGTGTATGACGAGACTGGTGATCGTGTCCTGGGTAAACTAACCAGCGGCTGTCCTTCACCGTCACTCAGTAAAAATGTCTCCATGGGCTACCTTGAAACACCATTTGCCAAAAATGGAACCAACGTGAAATTTGAAGTCAGGAAAAAACTTATTGATGCAACAGTATCAAAAATGCCCTTTGTTCCTGCAAAATATTTTACGTGAATATAGTTGGTCCCACTTTCTATGCATCCAACTGAAATGTTAGTGACATATATCTTCAATGTGTACAagtatatttacctgtgtgaGTGTCATTCCTAATTAACTACCATACATTGAAAAAATTCTGATTAAATATTCAGCATTTAAGATATTACTACGATGCATGGaatgatttatatttaaataaatactcTCTTAATGTGTTCAAAATGGGCACTAACAATTTaatcacatgtacatgtttgaGGGTCATTTCAGTTTATGAATTGTCTTCTGGTTCTTTATGCTgtctttaaaaatcattttgcaTTACATTTTCTACAATACACAATGGGATTATGGGTTCCACATGATGAAATCCTTTTCTGGAATTATGGTCCCTGGTTAATTTTTGATGCAACCTCTTGCCCAGATTATTTATCAAACAACCATCATCAATAACACAGAAAAGTTAGGAATGCCATGCCTCAGTCTGAAATTAGAACCAACATAGGTACCGTAACACTATttgtaaattgataaatattaagaAGATAACTGcaaatatattattgttaaaccATTAGTTTCAGGctagtgatacaggccctctgtgCCTCTTGTTTTATATGCTGTTATGTAATGAGTTTCCGTAACCTACAACCATTACAGGGAGAGATCTTTATATTCAGTACTGTGTTATTgttaaaatatgatttcaaaAGCAATGCAAATTGTTCAGACCTAAACTTATGCTGATAACAGTATTAGTAGGTATATATGCTATGCATTATTATGCAATATGAAGATTGTAAATGTGTGTTATGCCTGTTATGATACTAGATCATTTGAAGTGTATGTGATGTGCCTGTCGATAAAATATGGAAGACAGTAACTTATCTTAAATATCCCTTTGtccattgtttaatattttacaattgCTTGTTTATTTAcgtttgtttagtttttaataGATCtaccattttattttcaaatctgGGTAATCGATGTATTAATACCTATGAATTGTTCCATATTAGTAACCAGTTTGGATAGATTTATTGTATAGGATCTGAAATCTTAAGTACATCAGGAATCTCAAATCTATGCCTATCTTATTTGACCCAATAATCCcaccccccccttttttttttgcAACCTTGAATTTAAGTCGTTATTAAATGCCCACTgaaactataaatatataaaaaccatTGTACTGTTAACCAAaatgtttgttaatgtgattaaATTTCGTGAGCAATGGGAAATTGCGAAAATGTTTCAAAGTAGAATCAAAGATCATTTTTTATAGATGTCTCAATCGTAAAAttgaattgttttgaaaaatttgTAAGGCATGAAAGCACTAAATTAAGTTTccatgaaaataagttggttaacagtagTTTGGGTAACAGTagtttctttttatcaaataagATGAAATTGATTGTAAATTTGATACTGTTACCTATTAATAAGCACTTTGGGGACTTATTAGGTCAAATTAGTACATGTACCTCTGGCAGATACTATATGTATGTTAGATCCTActttttacctctatttttttctttgatactTTACACTCTATTTGTGTATTGGGATGGGGGTGTTTGTTTTGGTAATTGTAATAATCAAAGATATATGATATGATCATACAACATTGGACTATAATCATTTAATTAAGAtcttatttgaatattttagaaagagcttaaatgatattaattaaattatcaagCTTTAATATTTCTGATCACtttttacacatacatgtatataaatccTTATACGTTAATATCCAAACTTGATCATCAAATCAAAACCAAAATTTACTGAAATGTCATTCAGTTCATTGATTGtttatcaaaagtaaaaaaaaataaaaaaagtaaaaacagatatattacttagtaaagtaaagaaaagttttaGATACACAAGGAAATAAGCAGGTGACATTTCAAAGGCCTGTTGCAAAGGTATATTTTATAATGAGTATTTTCAGTctggttacacatacatgtaccttacTTTTTTGAAAGTGTACATGCATGATTAAAAATACAATCAAATGACTTTtaatacaatacatataatttgtaCTAGAACTActgttgatataaatattttgagaCAGAAAAGCTATTTAAATAACTGACTTTAAATGGTTATTagtaaattagatttgatagaagtaattaaacatttaaatgcaatttgtatatatatatataatatgtacgaGTAAATCTCTCCCTTTACAGTTTTGTAGACTTGTTCCTtattcataatacatgtatgtacatgtacaaatgtatatgaagCATTCACTTACGAGTCTTTCTATTTAAAAGGATTCAGTTTTGCAAATTTTTATTgaagaataaatatttaattatttaaagtttCTGAGTTATTTATATATGCAGTCTTCTCTGGttttacatttttaggtcatctgacccgaagggctacctaatttgttcaaatgaatgaccttgatcttcattcaaggtcacagaggtcaaataggttaaaatctttaaacgacttcttgagaataactaggaggcccgggatactcatattgggcctgcagcatgctgagatgaagggctacctaatttgttcaaatgaatgaccttgatcttcattcaaggtcacagaggtcaaataggttaaaatctttaaacgacttcttgagaataactaggaggcctagagacctgatattgggcctgtagcgtgctgggatgaagagctatcaagtttgttcaaatgaatgaccttgatcttcattcaagatcacaggggtcaaatatgctaaaatctttaaacgactacgTTGTATTGTGCtattagtcagatgaccgttaaggcccatgggcctcttgtattgtgaagcatattattttgtattatggtTAAAGTGATTACAATAACTTGTAATTCATTGGTCCTTTTAATTTGTGTCGCCAAAACTATTATAATGGATCCCAAGTTGTTAAGTGAACCATATTCAGAAATTCTATGGCCCTCTACGAAATTCTAAGCATACAATATACCGGATAATGTAATGATATCACTGTGGTTAAATGGCCTTGAAACATGTATTGTAAAGGAAACCTTGACTATTTAGGGGAGTAATATGGTTATTGGAGGAAAAAGTTTACTATCATCAACTTAACTGTATAGAAACAAGAGGCCTTACCACTGATATGACTATTTATTGGTACATTACAACACAGTAgtgaaaaaaacctttatagaCCAAACTCTTCAGCAGAAGTTGTTAATTTCTGatatggtcaaggtcattcaagtAAACAAACTAGGAAActgtacattttacatgtactcGAGAAGTCATTTGATGATTTGATGGATCAGCTTCAAAATGTACTGCATACCAAGGGAACAAGAGGAGCCTATATATGAAATGGTACATAGATCCATTAATACTTTCTAGATGTAGATATCACAAGCTGTAACCATGGGCAGGCAAAAGGACAGATAGATGATAGATCAAGGAAGAAGGGTGATTTGGAATattccatcatcatcatatagtaggCTAAAAAAAATCGAAGTTAACTCGGAACATTTCATTTAAGTTTTTCCcaaaattttcaatatattaagCACCTGTATATAGTTGAATTTTAATCTTTGTTTCCATATACTTTCAAGTTAAcaagttttactatattattacatttcaaataaaaaatcaaatactatttgtcatgtaaaattattttaattgctcttgtaaatatacacattgtacatgtattgttctcttcaaaaaatttaaaatatacaaaacagaaaattttttttttgatcaATGTGATCATTTTATTCATGCTAACAAAGCTTGCATTCAAAAAAAATGTTGCCTTCAGTATACTTGGACTTTGGTGCTAATCACACTCATTTATGTATCCAAGGTAATCCAGCCAATCCTTATCTCCCCATATCCTGTTCCTGTGTCACCACTGCTGTTTACAGCCAATCCTTATCTCCCCATATCCCGTTCCTGTGTCACCACTGCTGTAACCAGCCAATCCTTATCTCCCCATATCCCGTTCCTGTGTCACCACTGCTGTACACAGCCATACTAATCTCCCCATATCCTGTTCCTGTGTCACCACTGTGTCACCACTGCTGTATACAGCCAATACTAATCTCCCCATATCCTGTTCCTGTGTCACCACTGCTGTACACAGCCAATCCTATCTCCCCATATCCTGTTCCTGTGTCACCACTGCTGTATACAGCCAATACTAATCTCCCCATATCCTGTTCCTGTGTCACCACTGCTGTATACAGCCAATCCTCAGCCAATCCTTATCTCCCCATATCCTGTTCCTGTGTCACCACTGCTGTATACAGCCAATACTAATCTCCCCATATCCTGTTCCTGTGTCACCACTGCTGTATACAGCCAATACTAATCTCCCCATATCCTGTTCCTGTGTCACCACTGCTGTATACAGCCAATACTAATCTCCCCATATCCTGTTCCTGTGTCACCACTGCTGTATACAGCCAATCCTTATCCCCCCATATGCC
This genomic interval carries:
- the LOC138336889 gene encoding aminomethyltransferase, mitochondrial-like, encoding MNRIFTEVLKSVLGFTRCQHLKIHHPGFLKRYASSSAAKRTCLYDFHCKNGAKMVPFGGWEMPVMYAQQGVTTSHLHVRSEVGLFDVSHMLQTKFTGKDSVAFIESLVVGDVEALKENQGTLSLLTNTKGGIIDDLIVSKTNQGYIYVVSNAGCAEKDLAHIRSNLAVSQKKGMDVEMEVIDNGLLALQGPKMAQVLQTGMDFDLTTLPFMTNTLTTVFGIPDCRVTRCGYTGEDGVEISVPADRAEELASALLASDAAKVCLAGLGARDSLRLEAGLCLYGNDIDEDTTPVEATLLWTIGKRRRAEGNFPGADIILQQIKDKPKSKRVGFVSSGPPARAGTVVYDETGDRVLGKLTSGCPSPSLSKNVSMGYLETPFAKNGTNVKFEVRKKLIDATVSKMPFVPAKYFT